In Zingiber officinale cultivar Zhangliang chromosome 1A, Zo_v1.1, whole genome shotgun sequence, the DNA window TAAAGCCGACCGGGATTAGATTGGGAGTGTTGCCCATGAGAAGTAAGGGGACTGAGCCTTGAGGTCTAATGATGTGTGTAAATTATATAAGTTTTCTGGCATATTTTAAGGCACATATATCTTGTATTTCATGAGAATAATGTATGTTTATTAcattctattttattataatatcatatttccacttcttttattcggagatctactctttatatattttgattgatatgatGCAATTTGAAGTGAAAACGGAGTAAAAGACGCACATTGGAGCAACTTGTGAAAATCCAGTAATCTGATCGTGCCAAAAGGCATGGCTGTGTGCCCTCTCCCGTGGTAAAGCAAGGGCAAACCGTGTCTTAAGGAACGGGTGTGCCTCCCATCAGCAACCAACTGAGTGGTTGTGTGAAAACACACTACCATGCCCTCTTTCCATAGCCAAGCCATGGTCTGGTTATGCCATTTAGCACGGTCGTGGCTCATTTGAGAGTCTAAGCAAGGAGgggttgtgccaattggcacaaacGTGCCTCTCCACCCGAGGCTATCCATGCCACGATTGTGTCTCCAGGCACAACCGTGTGATGGAGAACATGAGGGGATCGTGTCGCGCGAAAATAAGGCTGAGTTGAATCTTGGCAAACTGCAGAGTTATTTTGAAATGGCTATAATTTTGCGTTTGATTAGAGTTACAGTCTATTCTTTATATCGAAacgtagctaacttcaagatctacaactttacttcAAGTTAAATCGATAGAAAGCAAGGTCTAGCCATGATAAAAGGCATGTtcgtgcctcccaaccgtggTTGCATCGGAATATGTGCCCAGACTGCAGATCAAATTTTGAATCACCTTAACTTTCAGCTCCAGGGTTCAATCCAAATATTAGATTGTATATAATTTCAAGGGATACAACTTGGGTTCAGGGTGGATTACAAGAAAACTGGTTTAAGGGGTGAAAAACTTTATTTACCGGACCCCTGTAATCCTACTTTTCCTGGGAAGTTTGGAGGTATAAAATGGTCAAtacctcattctttgactcatcttgggtttgaaactttgtccctctccttggggaaagGTTCTTCccttagggaaaaaccctagggctTCATTCACCTCTATTTCTTGATCATCTGTCCATGTTCGAAGCAAAGAGGTATCCCCAAGACATTGGAAAGCTCGGCAAGTAGAAATATTGTATGGACATGACTCTCCGACAATTTTTATCAGACACATTCTTTAATATGGGTATGACATCTAGATAGAAACATTTCCTATAAAAAAAAGCCCTGTCCCCGCATGCCAAGGGGggacaaaaagaaaattttcttactacATACACTCATTCTTCATTATTTTATGTCACTATTTATCTTTTTCATTCTTCATTGTTAACATTGTcagagactgacttgagtgtcgaagtAGAAGGTTGAGATAGCCCAGTCTCCGTTCTAACCACTCATTCGCTCTTTTACTCTTTGCTAACTCTTTTGGTGATGGGGATAGCTCACCCTCTCATTTTCCTGATTTTCAGTTCGAAGTCTTCTCCCCCAGTCAACTCCAATAACACCTCACCGACGTTCCATCTCTCACAACTTTAGAATAAGATCAGGGGACATGCTCCTTGACCATTCTAATGCCTTCTCTTTGCTTCCGATCGAGATCTAATTTCAAGGATACTGCTATCGTTCTCATGCTCATTCATCAAGTAATCTTTGTTAATCGTTGATGCGGATATAGCTTAGGGACCTAAGAGTAATTAGGGAGGAAAAGAGGggcattttcatcttttcacatgTTGAGGGTTTGGGTTTTTAGAGGAGCATTGTTCACAGAGGAGGAGGGGGCTTCGTGTTTTTATCCGCTACCAAGGTCGCACGCAAGGGGGTATCCTTCTTTACGTCAACGTCGACACTGATGTCGACATCGTCGCCTATGCTCTCCTCCGAAGCAGGGAGGCTGCCTCCTCCCTTCTCCATGCCGACTGAGGTCGACAACGTCGTTGCACAGCCACCTCTTCTTCATGCTACTAGGATCTTACTCACGctgcttctccctctcctctcctgcAGGACACGCTGCCACCGTCGGACGCAAAGGAGAGACCAGCAGAGCttctcctctcttctccctcagATTTACTCAAGTCGATGACACTAACaccccctctcctcttctctctccCGCAAGACATCGTCGCCTCCAGCGCAGCTGCCTTCACTGGCTACCCACAACTCACTCCAGCATCGAGGGCATTGTCGTCGTACTTCACAGCCCTCACATTGGCGCCACAACCCGGCGTCacttcctcttctccctctcaGCCTTGGCCGACTACCACACCTGCGAGAGCACCGCTTCATATCCCTAGCAAGCAGCCACCAGCTATCGACGTCGCTGCCAATATTACTGTTGGCACCCCCGCCGTTGGATCTGACCAACTGGCACCTATGTTAGCATATTTGACTTGCCGACGCCTCTGCCTTTAGATTCGACTGATTCATGTTTAGCGCAACCTATGTTATGGCATTCCGCTTGGCCAATGATTTACCTTGTCTACGACCATCGAGCCGTTATGTTTCGCCCTTCGCACTGATGATGGTGAGCTGTTGATATTATCCGGCTATGAGCGATTATTATGATCTGGCTTTCGTGTTGCTATAGTATTATGGCCTGCGAGCCACTATTATAGTCCCTTTTGCGTGCCGCTATCATATTCCGGCAATTTAGATCGCGTGCAACTCCGTGCTAATAGATCCCTGCCGCATCCGACTTTGTGTCATCAGATCTGGTTCCTCCGGCTCACATTCATCTATTCTTCAAGGTTACGACGACTCGATCAGTGTCACAACTAGCTCATCGATCCACCAGATCCACCAGAGGACGCCCCccttgggccagggtacgtcactgTACTCACTTTTCGTTCATTTTATTATTCTACTATTTAGTCTGCTTTTTATAAACCCCGTCGCTATCTGTAAGTATCATTGACCAGAAATCTTCTGACAACTTGATCAATATGAAGACGACTTATTATATTCTCCCCCTTCATTCTAGTCATATCATTCAGATCGTTCCGTGTTCTgagcatcctgactggatcaATCGTTAAACACATTGAAACGCTAGTTCGGCTTGGAAATTTTGGCGTTCCTTTGTATGTATTCACGCAGTTTATAACCTTCGGATTCGCGTACACGCCTCTTTACTTAGTGTGGGAGAAGGTGATCGGCATGCATGAGACGAAGAGCGTGTTCAAGAGGGCTTTGGCTCCCCGTGGTGATGATCCCTATATGTTTCCTAGCGATCGTATTCCCCTTCTTTGGCTCTATCAACTCCACCGTCCTCCCTTCTCGTTAGCTTCACAGTCTACATCATCCCTGCCGCAGCTCATATGATCACTTTCGCTCCCGCTTCAGCAAGAGAGGTCTCGCTTAATAGTTTTGGTCTGGTTTAATCCTCTTTAAATTTGCCAATTCTCTGCCATGGCGATCAACTGTTCGACGGAATGCCGTGCAGAGGCCTCGTCTTTCTAGGAAGCTGGGTGGGTCATTACTGCGTCAACGTATTTGTGGTGGCATGGCTATTGGTCGTTGGCTTTGGATTTGGAGGGTGGGCGAGCACGATCAACTTCATTCGGCAAGTGGACACATTTGGACTCTTCACCAAGTGCTACCAGTGCCCTCCCGAGCACTGATCCAAATCAATTGATTTGATACTTCACTCGATCTGTATCTTAAGTTTGAGATTGTGCCTGAGCGTGTGGGAGTAAGTGCCTTTTGTATGGTTGATTAGCTTGTATACGTATCCAATGATTTGGTATAAAGGATTATAGTGCATGCTTAATCTGTTCTCTCATCAACAAggcaaacaagaaaaaaaaaattagacagAAACAGCACCGAACAACTACGCAAATGACATTTGTAATTCGTTAATGTGATTCCTTATCCAATCGTGAACACGCTTCAAATCTATACAGATACAGAAGAATCAACGAACTGGtatcaattgagatttaaatTCTGacagagaaagaaaagaaaaagaaaaaactttaaagaaatgtACTATCCGATTCTGACCCAGACGCCCTTGCTCGGCACACCCTCGTGCACCACGAACCAGAGATAGTATCCCGGCGGCGACACTGCTGGCGAGGGAGGTGTCATCACCTCCGTCTCGTACCCGCCTAACTGTCCCAGCGTCTGGGACGTCTCCAGCACGACCACCCGTTGGTTCATCCCCACCGAGTGCGTCTGGAACGCCGGCGACAGGGCCACCACCTCCACGTCCTCCAGTTCCTGATGCCCCGAGCGGTGGAAGTGCCCCGCCACCAAGAACCTTACTGCCACCCTCTCTCCGTAGCCCACCTCAGAAGGCGCGGACAACACGTGAGGCCGATCTCCGGCGGCCGTCAGTAGGTACGGCGGGTAGAAAGCCTCGAGGCTCAGCTCGGTCGGGAACATCACATTGGTGAACTTGTAGCTACTGTGAGGGTTGCTGCCCCCAACGATCACCCGCCCGTGGGTGTCCAGCACTGCCGTCGAGTGGTACATCCGCGGGATTTGCGACTCGCGCAGGACGGAGAATCGGGTCCCTTCCGGCAGGTCCGGCCGGTAGAGGACCGGATGCAACACGGGTTCTCGCGCGAGCTCCCATCCGGCGGTGCCGGCCGCAGCGCCATTGACGATGAGGACGTCGCAGGTAGGGAGGAGGATCATGTCGCCCATAACGCGAGCGAGTGGCATGTCCTCCATTGACCAGGCTGGCTCGGGGTCCGACGGCTTGATCCGAGCGCACGAGCGGAGAGCCGGGAGGAAGTTTCCATTGAGCGCGGCCTGATAGGACCCCAAGGGCGCGCCGCCGCACACAAGAACCTCCGCTGCCGCCCCCGGGCGGAGGGGCAGGAGAACAGAGGAGCCCGAGCTCGGATAACTTCGTTGGCCGTCAGGGATGGGAGGCAGCCTGCGGATCACGCGCTTGCTGGCCACGTCGAGGACGATGGCGCGGTCGTTGGCGAATACGAAGAGGGTGCCGTcagggaggaggtggaggaacGGGTACAGGTTGCCCTCCGACTCGCGGTCGTACGTCTCAACCAAGAAAGAGAGTTGGAAAACAGGGGAGGCAGAGTACTGGTCTCGGGGGAAGAACTCGCCGGAGAACTGGCGGCGGCCTCCGATGATGATGACTCGGCCGTCGGGAAGTATCTGGTTGGAGGCGTACCAGCGGCGGACGGCCAGGTAGGAGGGCTGCTCCACCCAATCGGCGAGGGGGGAGGGAGAAAAGAAACGGATTACGCGGTCGCCGTCCCTGAAACCCCCGGTCTGGAGGAGGGTGCCGTTGGAGAGGAGAGTGCCGGAGGAGCACCAGGTGTCGGTGAGGATGGTGAGAGGGCGGATGGAGGAGGAGGACAGGTGGAATAGGACGGAATGGGCAGTGCAATCGGTGCTGCAGCGGCTGCCGTCGGGGAGCGAGATGTTGGAGTGTCCAGTGTCGGTGCGGTCGAACATAACCACCGTGTCGTCCGGCAGCAGCTGCATGTGCATTGCGGAGATCCCGACGCTGTTGCTGAGGAGCTTCCACCACCCGCCGCCGTCCACCGTGGAGAACGGCCTCTGCTGCGCGAAAATTCCCGCCGCAAGAACGTGAAGCAAAtaagaaaggaagaggaagaagacaccGGCGGTGGTGGCCGCGCTTCTTGTTCTTGATCTTGGAGTCGCGGAGGCCATCGCCACTGTTTCTCTTTTTGTCAGCGTTCGGTGGATAGAATGGATCATTGCATGCGGAGCTCGATACTTATAGATCGCTTGCAGGGGTCCGATCGGGCCTGGTACGCGGGTCGGGTTAGGCAAGGATGGTTCGGCCCGCGGATAAACTGATTCGATCGGATCGCTTTCCTACATTCTTTGAATCCTGATCCGCGTCCGATCCGTTTCAAAGCCTGCCCTCTTCTTCCTTCAACCCCGGGGCAAGCTGTTGTCTTCAAACCTTCGGCAGAGCCATCACGGCCGCGCGAGGGAAGCAACGGAGAGATCGAGGAAATCGTACGCTTGGGGTGCGGCCGTCGTAATCTTCGTCGTGTTGAGGATCGTTACCCCGTCGATCCCTCAATCTCAGGAATATCATGACTTCGCCGATCGACGCGAGTTGTTCCCCGGTAACACCACTCCGAACCTAGGGCTCTTCTTGGCATCGATTATTACGGCTCTAATTTTCTTGGAATCGTATTTTCTAGTATGTTTCACAATTAAGTTCTTACCAACGCATTTTGTTGGGAACATTATAATTTAGGATTTTTTATCATGTAATTTTTTTCAAGATGATCTATAAAAGACTTACTCAAGGAACTACAGAAAATGTTCATTCAAATCGATTCTTGGAGTCTGATAAACTCATCAGAGATTGATATAAATAAACTCGTTCTCAGTCACTAAACCTTGTATAATGACAATCACCTCATTTTCAATTTCACACTAAATCCATATATTCACCTCTAATTAAGTAGTCTTGAAGGCATCACCCAGATTAAAGTTTATGCTGTTTCTCATGGTCCTCCTTCCAACACCTCCGTTTCCATTTCCTCCATTGCCTTTTCTCATCATCGCTGTGAATTCACTGTAATCTATTTGCCCATCCTACAAAGCAATCGGGTAATATCGATAATTATAAACTGAATTATTGTGCCTCAACAGCAAAAGGCAATGATGATCTATAAAAGACTCACATTATCCTGATCAACTTCCTTGATCATCTCGTCAAGGTGAACGTCGTCTAGACCAAATTCTTTACATGCTTGTGAAAGTTCATCGATTGTTATGTAACCACTTCCGTCTTTATCGAAATATGAGAATGCTGATTTCAGGTTTTCTTCTCTCTCCAGCTTATTCATGTGAACCGTTGCTGCGAGGAATTCACCGTAGTCTATTGTGCCATTTTTGTCGATATCAGCCTGCAATTTTGA includes these proteins:
- the LOC121996420 gene encoding aldehyde oxidase GLOX-like, translating into MASATPRSRTRSAATTAGVFFLFLSYLLHVLAAGIFAQQRPFSTVDGGGWWKLLSNSVGISAMHMQLLPDDTVVMFDRTDTGHSNISLPDGSRCSTDCTAHSVLFHLSSSSIRPLTILTDTWCSSGTLLSNGTLLQTGGFRDGDRVIRFFSPSPLADWVEQPSYLAVRRWYASNQILPDGRVIIIGGRRQFSGEFFPRDQYSASPVFQLSFLVETYDRESEGNLYPFLHLLPDGTLFVFANDRAIVLDVASKRVIRRLPPIPDGQRSYPSSGSSVLLPLRPGAAAEVLVCGGAPLGSYQAALNGNFLPALRSCARIKPSDPEPAWSMEDMPLARVMGDMILLPTCDVLIVNGAAAGTAGWELAREPVLHPVLYRPDLPEGTRFSVLRESQIPRMYHSTAVLDTHGRVIVGGSNPHSSYKFTNVMFPTELSLEAFYPPYLLTAAGDRPHVLSAPSEVGYGERVAVRFLVAGHFHRSGHQELEDVEVVALSPAFQTHSVGMNQRVVVLETSQTLGQLGGYETEVMTPPSPAVSPPGYYLWFVVHEGVPSKGVWVRIG